In Malania oleifera isolate guangnan ecotype guangnan chromosome 8, ASM2987363v1, whole genome shotgun sequence, a single window of DNA contains:
- the LOC131162422 gene encoding transcription factor bHLH93-like, producing the protein MELNEHAFFEELLGLRRDTWETINPSAISSMSEFYSNAGSFDGFDEYPSSVLPNFSFEGFSAPLEEGLSYPLNELYCPFGDGYSAMEITDSSYNKLDTPPWPAQEDFPLSTMEDEELGQPENVLHSLEMTAACKAEPVQSTETPVFNMGYSVERKNRARKADGQPSKNLMAERRRRKRLNDRLSMLRSVVPKISKMDRTSILGDTIDYVKELLERINNLQEEARVDSEKLNLMGIFKDLNPNEILVRNSPKFDVERRNTDTRIEICCAGKPGLLLSTVNTLEALGLEVEQCVISCFNDFAMHASCSEEVDQRTVLSSEDIKQALFRNAGYGGRCL; encoded by the exons atggaGTTAAATGAACATGCTTTCTTCGAGGAATTGCTGGGTCTACGAAGGGACACTTGGGAAACCATTAATCCTTCAGCAATTAGTTCTATGAGTGAGTTCTACTCCAATGCCGGCAGCTTCGATGGTTTTGATGAATACCCATCTTCTGTTCTTCCAAATTTTTCATTTGAAGGCTTCTCCGCACCATTAGAGGAAGGCCTTAGCTACCCCTTGAACGAGCTCTACTGCCCATTCGGTGATGGGTACTCTGCAATGGAGATCACAGATTCGTCTTACAACAAGCTTGATACGCCGCCGTGGCCGGCCCAAGAAGACTTCCCATTGTCGACAATGGAGGACGAAGAACTGGGTCAACCGGAAAATGTTCTTCACAGCTTGGAGATGACGGCTGCATGTAAAGCTGAACCGGTTCAGTCCACAGAAACTCCGGTTTTCAACATGGGTTACTCTGTTGAACGGAAGAACAGAGCCAGGAAGGCCGATGGGCAGCCTTCAAAGAATCTAATGGCCGAGAGAAGGCGCAGGAAGAGACTAAATGATCGTCTCTCCATGCTTAGATCAGTTGTTCCTAAAATAAGCAAG ATGGACAGAACATCTATACTTGGAGACACCATTGATTACGTGAAAGAGCTCTTGGAGAGAATCAATAATTTGCAGGAAGAAGCTCGAGTGGATTCAGAAAAGTTGAACTTGATGGGCATATTCAAGGACCTAAATCCAAATGAAATCTTGGTTAGAAATTCACCCAAG TTTGATGTGGAAAGAAGGAACACGGATACCCGGATTGAAATCTGCTGTGCGGGGAAGCCAGGATTGTTATTATCCACGGTGAACACCCTTGAAGCATTAGGCCTTGAAGTAGAGCAGTGTGTTATAAGCTGTTTCAATGATTTTGCAATGCATGCTTCTTGTTCAGAG GAAGTAGATCAAAGAACAGTACTGAGTTCAGAAGACATAAAGCAAGCATTGTTTAGGAATGCAGGATACGGAGGAAGGTGCCTGTAG